One part of the Lotus japonicus ecotype B-129 chromosome 2, LjGifu_v1.2 genome encodes these proteins:
- the LOC130735706 gene encoding xylan glycosyltransferase MUCI21-like has protein sequence MLEAKTSRLTKLAACFAVLGFIFILQITVIRDATMWKVKLAYMLSISHWEWDLDGSNNGEISCDTSHKEFDICSVDTPALLDPSLLTLSTLGPHTWAQPHIPFKIHPYPLKNDKNAISYVRELTLTSSPPKSSCDITHHTPALIFSAGGYNGNFYHEINENFIPLFITINSLFPDQNVVLVITDGRIWWFQKYAELLSAFSPYHKVINTNNITTTHCFPSATIGLIKHGPIIINPKLLPHPKTLLDFRAFLQNAYTKSSTNTPLNYMLQNNSSRLNTTDQNSDEHPKPRLILLSRSGNASRVILNQDEVIKLAEEVGFNVHVLEPSRKSSMANIYNMIHTSHVLLGVHGAGLTNSLFLRPGSVLVQVVPIGTDWASKTYYEKPTEILGLQYIEYKIEANESSLSLSYGADSLVIKDPATYLKEKGANKRIYLKKQNLEINIFRFRKCLAKAYEKAKIFMSSIN, from the exons ATGCTGGAAGCGAAGACATCAAGATTGACAAAACTAGCAGCATGTTTTGCAGTATTGGGGTTCATCTTCATTCTCCAGATTACTGTGATACGAG ATGCAACTATGTGGAAAGTGAAACTAGCTTACATGCTCTCAATTTCACATTGGGAATGGGATTTGGATGGCAGCAACAATGGTGAAATCTCATGTGACACCTCTCACAAAGAGTTTGATATTTGCTCTGTGGACACCCCAGCACTTCTGGACCCATCTTTGTTAACTCTCTCCACATTGGGCCCCCATACATGGGCCCAACCCCACATCCCTTTCAAAATCCATCCATACCCTCTCAAGAATGACAAAAATGCAATATCCTACGTTAGAGAACTCACTCTCACCTCATCTCCACCAAAATCGTCCTGTGACATCACACATCATACCCCGGCACTTATATTCAGTGCGGGCGGGTACAACGGAAACTTTTACCATGAAATAAATGAGAACTTCATACCCCTCTTCATCACCATCAATTCATTATTCCCGGATCAAAACGTTGTACTTGTGATCACAGATGGTAGGATTTGGTGGTTCCAAAAGTATGCTGAATTGTTATCCGCATTTAGTCCCTACCATAAGGTGATTAACACAAACAACATCACCACCACACATTGCTTCCCATCAGCTACCATAGGGTTGATAAAGCATGGGCCCATTATCATAAACCCAAAATTGCTACCACACCCTAAGACCCTCCTTGATTTCCGTGCTTTCCTTCAAAATGCATACACCAAGAGCAGCACCAACACCCCATTAAATTATATGTTACAGAATAATAGTAGCAGACTTAATACAACGGACCAAAATTCTGACGAGCACCCTAAGCCACGTCTCATATTGTTGAGTAGGAGTGGGAATGCGAGCCGAGTGATTTTGAACCAAGATGAAGTTATCAAGTTAGCTGAGGAGGTAGGGTTCAATGTGCATGTGTTGGAGCCATCAAGAAAGTCTTCAATGGCCAATATCTATAATATGATTCACACAAGCCATGTGTTGTTAGGGGTGCATGGTGCAGGTTTGACAAATTCTTTGTTCCTTAGACCGGGCTCAGTGTTGGTGCAAGTGGTTCCAATTGGAACTGATTGGGCCTCCAAAACTTACTATGAGAAACCCACTGAGATTTTGGGATTGCAATACATTGAGTACAAGATTGAGGCAAATGAAAGCAGCTTGTCACTAAGTTATGGAGCTGATAGCTTAGTGATCAAGGATCCAGCAACTTATCTTAAGGAAAAAGGGGCAAATAAACGGATAtacttgaagaaacaaaatttagaaattaatatatttagatTTAGAAAGTGTTTGGCAAAAGCATATGAAAAGGCAAAGATATTTATGAGTAGTATCAACTAG